The genome window tcctcttgAGTACCCATTTTTCTGTCACGGTCTTCCCCGCAAGCTCATGACCGGTTTCATCTTGCTCTTCTTGTCCATGGCAACCACCATGCTAGCCTTCGCTGctagtatttttcttttgattcgTGTCGAGAAGGAATGGACTAAGTCTCTGCTTTACTCTGTTGCCCTTTTTCCTGTCCCTCTATTTGGCCTGCTGCAATTTCCTATGTATCAGTTTGTCAAAGtcatattttataaaattatcaaGATTTCCCACCGCTTTGCCAAGAGAAAACCAATATGTGGTAAGACCAAGGCAGCATGAAGAGTTACATGATTTGTACAATTTTAATATGTCTTCAATCTTCCTTCACCACTAATAAGGACTTGTCATAAATTGTATGCTAATTGAGATTTAGTATCATGCCTGTGTTTGAGTTGCTATTGTGATttggatttatatatataaatttgtatACGTTGATTAAGGTGTGTAATGTTTGTTTTGCATTGTGCCTTTAAATATGGTTCTTTTTCCTGCTTGGAAAGAGGAAAATCGAAGACCTCAAGTGCATAATTAAATACTACCAAGTGTtattaaccacttgagctaaCCGTAATTAGACAATATTATCATGAAAATCATCTCATGACTTAAGTTACATAAGGACAACTACAATGACAAACTCTTCAATATCATCCCATAATCCTCATTTCATTTGTATGCTCAAATAATTAGCACTGTGGTCATCAATTAATGGAATTTACAGAAGAATAAATCAGAGCAAACTTCATGAAACACCTCCAGTATAATCCCATGATACTCCTCCGAATTCATGGAAACATAATAATTCAAGAGGCTGCGAAGATCTTTGGGCTCTTCAATCCGGTTCGCCATTATCATCTCCGCCATGGACTGCCTGAAATCCTCTCTTGGATCGTAAGAGCACTTTTCCATGGCAACCATCACAATGAATTTAGTTCCTCCTCCTGcttgaagttgatgatgatCACCTGCTCTCTGCTTTCTTTTCTGACAATCTACATGTCTTGAGGCCTCCTGCCTCTCTCTAATCATTTGGTCCAATCTCTCTTGAACCATGGCATGTGACAGGCTTGATATGGAAGGGTACCTATCAGAGCTTGAGCTCTCTACCTCCTCTGAATTCGATGAAGACACGCTAAGCCTGCAGCTGCAACACAGAGCCCTGCATGCTCTCTGCTGAAGCTGGACTTGCTTCTTGCTCTGCTGCTGCCTGGAACTGGAGGAGGCTTTCATTCTTGGACATGAATTAAGCTGGagctttgaagaaaaattttGTGCCAAAATTAAATCATTTATGCACAATTGGCAAGTGGGGCAAGTTTATCATGATTGTGTCTTGTGTTTAGGACATTTAATACACGAGTTAGTGAAAGATTACAAGGCAAATGGGGAACATTCGTTTGGTTAATCGAGCCAGTAAGTAATCATGATGTTTAAGTGGACCTTAATTAACAGTTTTCTTTATAGGGTCTCATCTCATTGGTATTAGGTGGCCTTGTTTTGAAAGTTTAGTTAATCATATGGAAAGCAGCATCTCATTGGGGTTCCAGTTCCATGAAGCCTGTTGATTAAAGACTAGTAGGTATGCACTTTACCATGCtgtaaaagaaaacagaaagttGATCTTCATGGTTTCAAAATTGATGCTAAAAATATTTAGTTACATTGGCATTCTTAAAGATTACAAGGAAaatacatgcatgcatgcataccaatacatacatacattcTTCAGGGACAAAGTGCTTTTGCTCACCTCTTCTGGAGTctctttttaagttttagaTGATAAGATGAGCTGAATGGAGCTTCTTTGCGTATTTTCAATCTCCAATTTCTCTACTTGTTTAATGCTGCATGTTGCCTTATCCAATTATGCAGAAAATCCGACAAGGATTTTACACAGCTGGTGAGAATCTCTTTTGTGGATTCCTCCCTGTAGTTGAACACAAAGCAAGCTAGAAAGGAAAAGttaaaattaaatcaaatgtAAGCACAAGGTGTTTAGCATGTGATCATATTAATTTGGATTATGTACAAATGATCATATGTTTAAGTTAATCTGTATGTACAAAACCATCATTGCTGCTAACCAAGTTGTTAAATGAGTATAGAGGCACGTGTTGGTGTTGCTATGATGATCCTCATTAGTAAAGCAAAGATAAAGCATAAACATCCTAATGATATGATATTAAAGTGATCTGTAGTAGGCTAATCATCACCACATCTTTGCTTAGAGGGGTATTGCCTCCATCATCTCCATGTCGTTTAAATTATGAGTTAAGCCTTGGTAGTTGGTAGGTATTATGCCATTCTCTCCATGTTCAATTTGCTTAATTATTGCTTAAAAATATTTTGCCTCATAAGCTAATGTAGACATGTGTTAGACCAGTCGGTCAAGACAGTTTGTCTGCTCTCTTCTTACTCGAATCCAATCCCTTCTCCATAATGACCTCACTTTTGGGTTTCATTTGTGCCCAATTTTGGAAATTATGTCCAGCCCAATGACCTCACTGTTGGGTTTTCCTTTGAGCCCAATTTGGGTGACGAAAATGTCGAGGCAACTAgagtcatcttcttcaactcctTCTTCGATATCTTCTTCAACTCCTCCTCTTGATGAAAGaaagtcatcttcttcaactcctCTTCGTAGAAAGTTTCTTCCTTGTCTCtgcaacctctctctcttctttgtcaTCATTGTAGAAATCCCCATattctagggtttggattttggggaaattttttgggttagcATTTTGGGTTGATAATAGGAATTGGAATTCAGTTTTTCCAGTCACTGGTAGGTTGTTGGCACTCCTCTCATCTGCAATCGAGCCCTTGTGAAAGCATTTGGTATTAGTTCCTTGTGAAGGTAAGTTAACACTATGTTTTATGTTATTGTTAATTGAATTTCTGTGGTGATGAATTGGGGCAAGAGGGGAAGTAGGTTTCTCACATTCATGAGATGAAGTGGGTTTCTCAGTCTGAAAGTGTCGTGAGGTGAAGTGGGTATCTCACATTCATGGTTGTTAtgttcatgcaattgcatatctcTATATGCAATTACTAATCGCCTGTATGCAAATCCAAGTAACTGAATGCAATTACagtatatagttttgttttgaaattatgcaCGTGAGGTGATTTCGTGGTAGGTAGGTAGGTTTGActgtgtttttgaattttttgtatgGGGAGTAAAGTGTTCCGAAAGTGTAATGTTAGGAATGGTTAAGATTTGGATTGGGATTTGAAATGAGTTAGAATGTCCGCCCAATATAGAAATGCATTGGTGGGTTGTGTGCATTATCTGTGCAATGTTATAATCGAGGGCTGATGCACTTGCAAGTAGTGTCGTGCAATTGCATATCAGTACATGCAATTACTAAGCAACTGTGTGCAAATCCTGGTCCCcgtattttttgaattaagcAACGTGATGTTGTAGTGTTTACTGGGTTTACGGGGTTTACGGGGTTTAGGGTGTATTAGGCATTGGATTAGTATTCAAATGATCGGCTCTAGAGACAATTGCATGATAGTGTTTTGTACTTGATTTGTGCAAGTTATGGAAGCTCAAAAAAGGCGATCAGCGAAAGGAAAGCGCAAGGCCGAGACAACTGTGCAACAAACAAGAGTTGGCCGAGatgctttttttaatttcatgtaaGTTACACGTACATCtacaaattggaaatgtggttgcttaatattataatggtttttttataaaaaataaatgatttacaggaaaaaagaacGACATGAAATGGGGAAAGTGGCCAATGCAAAGTTGGACCATAAGGTGAGAGATGACAATGATTTGGtcagtttattaattattttattaagaagggtatattcatgacaattttttatttcaggtACAAGAAGAGATTAGTAATAAGTGGAGGAAATTGAACACTGCAGAGAAGGCAACATATGGTTCTGCCTTAGAAGGTTCAAGCGGGGAAGTACACGACTCAGTGAATGAGATGAGTTGGATAACTAGATGCAGCCCGGACCGATTCCATCGTACGGTGGAAAAATTGTCAGAGGAGAAGCGGTTAGCAATTAAGGCTATTGGGGTCGGTAATGTGGCATCTTTGTCGTGCACTCGTTTACACCGCCAATTATGCCATTGTTTGATTCAAAAGTTCAATCCTGATACGTCTTCTATAGAACTGCACGGCAATGTGATTAGAATAAGTGCCGATGAGTTTGGGCGTGTTATGGGTCTTAAGAACACCGGCGAGGATGTTCAACTCGACAGACCGGTAGAAGATGAAAAGGTGAAACAATTAGTCAAGAGTTTCGGTGGAAATGGCAAAAGAGTATTAGTAAAGGGTTTAGCTGAACAATTGGAAAAGTGCAAAAATGCGAATGAGGACTTTCAAGTTCGATTTGTGATGTTTGCACTTGGCACTATACTTTGCCCCACATCTTCACTATCAGTGACCGGGAAATATTTAACTTTCTTGACGATCCCAGGGAAGATACAGACCAAGAACTGGGCCGACCATGGATTCAACTTCTTATGTGAAGGTGTTAGGTCGTTCAAAGCGAAGAAAGTTGCATATGTAAGTGGGTCATTGCTTTTTCTTCAACTATTGTATTTCGATTCAATTGTCCATGGTGGAGTATTTGTTGATAAGTCTGTGGATCCCATTGTGTCTTGGGACAATAACTCAGTGTGGAAAATGATTAGATGGGTTATCAAGCAAGGTGGGTTTGAAACTCCTACCGTGCGGGTTGTTTCACAGCACCGTCGAACAAATGAAGTGTCTGGAGTAAACGTTGAAAGAATAGTTGAACAAGTTTGTATGAGTTTGGCTCCAGTAATACAGGGACAGGTCGAGCGTTCAGTGTTGGAACTCACTGACAAGGTAATGAGTGAAGTGAGGTCCTTTCTGAAATACGGAAGACATGAAGATGTGAATCAAACTAAGGAGGACGGGCCACCGAAATTACGAGATGAAGGTGGTGAGAATGCtgtgaagaagaagggtgaaGAATGTAGGAAATTAAAGGAGAAAGGTCCAGTTCATGTAAACAATTCTTGGACGCCATTACCGGATGGACAGAGTTTCAGTGAACCTGAGGTATGATGAGCGATTAGGAGTTTCAAGATCGAGTTTTTTGTTATCCTTTACGTTTATTCAGTACACATTTATTGACATAGTTGTAAAatacttaatttttgtttttttcaaactGTAATATTTGGATTCCCTTTTCCACAGTTGAAATTTGGCGTGGAAAAGAGGAAGTTCACAAAATTGGCCCGTGGGGATCAAAGTCGAATTCAAACACGTCGAACGGCTGAAAGGCGTCCAGGGCTTCATTGTAGAGAGCCATGGGTTGACCCGTCAAATGCAAAAGGAAAGGCTGTGCAAAGGACGGCGTCTAAGATTAAAATTGGGCCTTTCAAATTAAAACCCGAGGACTTACAAGACTCCGATTTTGAATTATTCAGTTACATTTTTAGGTCAAACAACTTTTCAAGGTAACTACTTACATACAAATGTTGA of Prunus dulcis chromosome 4, ALMONDv2, whole genome shotgun sequence contains these proteins:
- the LOC117624114 gene encoding probable transcription repressor OFP9, translated to MKASSSSRQQQSKKQVQLQQRACRALCCSCRLSVSSSNSEEVESSSSDRYPSISSLSHAMVQERLDQMIRERQEASRHVDCQKRKQRAGDHHQLQAGGGTKFIVMVAMEKCSYDPREDFRQSMAEMIMANRIEEPKDLRSLLNYYVSMNSEEYHGIILEVFHEVCSDLFFCKFH